The Podospora bellae-mahoneyi strain CBS 112042 chromosome 7, whole genome shotgun sequence genomic sequence gggtGTACACCACGAGTATTATCGAAAAGGCGCTCGATCAGCTCAGTTCGCAGGCGCACCAGCAGAGTAATAATGACAAGGAtaagaaggaggacgggaACAGTGCCAGTGGGACGCCCGCGACgggggaggcaggggagTCGAAACCGCAGGCGCCGAAGCCGATTTGGAAGGGCGTGAGCGCTACCAAGAGCGCAAAGTCGcaggcgttggaggcgatgaaggcTCTTGTTGCGCACCAGCCGATACCTATCGCGAGAGCGCGCATGCGGGTGCGTGTTACTTGCCCGACGAATGTCCTGAAGCAGTCAGTCAAGGCTCCCAAAGTGGCTGCTGgaaaggaggacgaggagggggagaagaaggcacCAGGCACGGTCAAGGATAAGATTCTCAGCTTATTCGAGCAGGTCGAGAATCAGGACGTCATGGGTTCCGAGTGGGAAGCTGTTGGTTTCGTCGAACCAGGCATCTTCAAGGATCTTTCAGACTTCATCGAGAACGAGACCAAGGGGAGAGGCAACGTCGAGGTGCTGGATAGGGCGGTCACACACGAGGActaaaagagaaaaaaacttGAAGATGCCCAAACAAATATCTTGATACCCCTTCTAGCATGCCTTGGTCTAGTTACTGTTGATAGGAATAAAAAGTTCTTTTGATTTTGTATCACACAAGTCGCCATACGAAAGTACAAGTCACTAGAAATGGT encodes the following:
- a CDS encoding hypothetical protein (BUSCO:EOG0926400M; EggNog:ENOG503NYU7; COG:J), coding for MVIQQPSNQIKLTNVSLVRLKKGKKRFEIACYKNKVLEWRSGIETDLDNVLQIPNVFLNVSKGQTAPSAELAKAFGKDVSVDDIILEILKKGEMQVGEKERSAQLERVHNEVMSMVASKLVDPRTKRVYTTSIIEKALDQLSSQAHQQSNNDKDKKEDGNSASGTPATGEAGESKPQAPKPIWKGVSATKSAKSQALEAMKALVAHQPIPIARARMRVRVTCPTNVLKQSVKAPKVAAGKEDEEGEKKAPGTVKDKILSLFEQVENQDVMGSEWEAVGFVEPGIFKDLSDFIENETKGRGNVEVLDRAVTHED